In Pseudomonas hamedanensis, a single window of DNA contains:
- a CDS encoding DUF7844 domain-containing protein: MRSMGAWLLAGALLLLGNSAHAGLQLRLKSDGLSPAQQQASQALIDEALQKLPPSFIERLDRRIDVGWTDDMPANAYGQATLVSELDLNRKLLAGLTDGSAAKTKTNRPHGTVRQELLATVLHEITHIYDRARLWPGAERTLVQRCTRRFDSAGLIGIPDECRGQNGRRFTLSDDPRLLDLAGWQQYVGRRGEREQHNRQIARSPDLYEISSPKEFVAVNMEYFLLDPSYACRRPALYRYYKDHFGWAPSGKDTCSKSFAFLNAGNDFARQPLGRVDPERVYAVDYLLAEANQNWVSRWGHSMLRLVICAPGRPRGPDCRLDLDHHLVWSYRAFVGDVQLSSWDGLVGKYPSRLFVLPLAQVIDEYTKTELRSLASVPLKLSREEIEGVVEHAAEMHWSYDGNYFFLSNNCAVEGLKLLRSGSNNSQLVGLDSIMPNGLLEVLKGRGLADTSVLDDPKEALRLGYRFDSFRDRYQAMFDVLKKQLPIKQTTVEDWLSLTAEERREWFERADLRTSAALLLLEQASFRRQLLLAQDEVKQRYLGARELENGGMDKANATLQQILANSGFLSRPAELLDSKGYGLPQPSEFDRLEAESSQRQKKLLALSGDLDTEVRKLLEPKRAAEIAASEANVKQIGEHLRKLHKASGGLQLP; the protein is encoded by the coding sequence GTGAGGTCCATGGGTGCCTGGCTGCTGGCCGGGGCGTTGTTGCTGCTTGGCAACAGCGCCCACGCCGGCCTGCAATTGCGGCTCAAGAGTGACGGTCTGAGCCCCGCCCAGCAACAGGCCAGCCAGGCGCTGATCGATGAGGCCCTGCAGAAGCTGCCGCCGAGCTTCATCGAGCGGCTGGACCGGCGCATCGATGTCGGCTGGACCGACGATATGCCCGCCAATGCTTACGGGCAGGCGACGCTGGTTTCCGAGCTCGATCTGAATCGCAAGCTGCTCGCCGGCCTTACCGACGGCAGCGCCGCCAAAACAAAGACCAATCGCCCCCACGGCACTGTGCGTCAGGAACTGCTCGCCACGGTGCTGCACGAAATCACTCATATTTATGACCGCGCGCGCTTATGGCCGGGCGCCGAACGCACGCTGGTCCAACGCTGCACCCGGCGTTTCGATAGCGCAGGACTGATCGGCATTCCCGATGAGTGTCGCGGACAGAATGGCCGTCGCTTCACCCTCAGTGACGACCCGCGCCTGCTCGACCTTGCCGGCTGGCAGCAATATGTCGGTCGTCGCGGCGAGCGTGAACAACACAACCGGCAGATCGCCCGCAGCCCTGATCTGTACGAAATTTCAAGCCCCAAGGAATTCGTCGCGGTCAACATGGAGTACTTCCTCCTCGACCCGAGCTACGCCTGTCGCCGTCCGGCGCTGTATCGCTACTACAAGGACCACTTCGGCTGGGCGCCATCGGGCAAGGACACCTGCAGCAAGAGCTTTGCCTTCCTCAATGCGGGCAATGACTTCGCCAGGCAGCCCTTGGGGCGCGTCGATCCGGAACGCGTCTATGCCGTCGATTACCTGCTGGCCGAGGCGAATCAGAACTGGGTCAGCCGCTGGGGCCACAGCATGTTGCGCCTGGTCATCTGCGCGCCGGGCCGCCCGCGTGGCCCGGATTGCCGCCTCGACCTCGATCATCATCTGGTGTGGTCGTACCGCGCCTTTGTTGGCGACGTGCAGCTGTCGAGCTGGGACGGACTGGTTGGCAAATACCCCTCGCGCCTGTTCGTATTGCCGTTGGCACAAGTGATCGACGAATACACCAAGACCGAATTGCGCAGCCTCGCCTCCGTGCCGCTGAAGCTGTCCCGCGAGGAAATCGAAGGCGTCGTCGAACATGCCGCCGAGATGCACTGGAGCTACGACGGCAACTATTTTTTCCTCTCCAACAACTGCGCGGTGGAAGGTTTGAAACTGTTGCGCAGCGGCAGCAACAACAGCCAACTCGTTGGGCTCGACAGCATCATGCCCAATGGCTTGCTCGAAGTGCTCAAGGGCCGAGGATTGGCCGACACCAGCGTGCTCGACGATCCGAAAGAAGCGCTGCGTCTGGGTTATCGCTTCGACTCGTTCCGTGATCGCTATCAGGCGATGTTCGATGTGCTGAAGAAGCAACTGCCGATCAAGCAGACCACCGTCGAGGACTGGCTTTCGTTGACAGCAGAGGAACGCCGGGAATGGTTCGAACGAGCCGACCTGCGTACCAGTGCGGCGCTGCTGCTATTGGAGCAGGCCAGTTTCCGTCGGCAGTTGCTGCTCGCGCAGGACGAGGTCAAACAGCGCTACCTCGGCGCGCGCGAACTGGAGAATGGTGGCATGGATAAAGCCAACGCTACCTTGCAGCAGATCCTCGCCAACAGCGGTTTCCTAAGCCGTCCGGCGGAGCTGCTCGACTCAAAAGGTTATGGATTACCGCAGCCAAGCGAGTTTGACAGGCTGGAAGCAGAAAGCAGTCAGCGGCAGAAGAAGCTGCTGGCCCTGTCCGGCGATCTCGATACCGAAGTGCGCAAGCTGCTCGAACCCAAGCGTGCCGCCGAGATTGCCGCCAGCGAGGCCAACGTGAAGCAGATTGGCGAGCATCTGCGCAAATTGCACAAGGCCTCGGGCGGACTGCAATTGCCCTGA
- the trpA gene encoding tryptophan synthase subunit alpha, translating to MSRLQTRFADLKQQNRAALVTFVTAGDPDYDTSLAILKGLPAAGADVIELGMPFTDPMADGPAIQLANIRALGAKQNLAKTLQMVREFRAGNSDTPLVLMGYFNPIHKFGVERFIAEAKDAGVDGLIVVDMPPEHNEELCDPAQAAGLDFIRLTTPTTDDARLPRVLNGSSGFVYYVSVAGVTGAGAATLEHVEEAVARLRRHTDLPISIGFGIRTPEQAAAIARLADGVVVGSALIDHIASADTPEQAIDGVLSLCSALSQGVRKARG from the coding sequence ATGAGCCGCCTGCAAACCCGCTTTGCCGACCTCAAGCAACAGAACCGCGCCGCGCTGGTGACCTTCGTGACCGCTGGCGATCCTGACTACGACACCTCGCTGGCGATCCTCAAAGGCTTGCCGGCGGCAGGTGCCGACGTGATTGAACTGGGCATGCCGTTTACCGATCCGATGGCCGACGGCCCGGCCATCCAATTGGCGAACATTCGTGCGCTGGGCGCCAAACAGAACCTGGCGAAAACCCTGCAGATGGTGCGTGAGTTCCGTGCCGGCAACAGCGACACGCCGCTGGTGCTGATGGGCTATTTCAACCCGATTCATAAATTCGGCGTCGAGCGCTTCATTGCTGAGGCTAAAGACGCTGGCGTCGATGGCCTGATCGTGGTCGACATGCCGCCGGAGCACAACGAAGAGCTGTGCGACCCGGCGCAGGCGGCCGGCCTGGACTTCATTCGCCTGACCACGCCGACCACCGACGACGCGCGTTTACCGCGCGTGCTCAACGGCAGTTCCGGTTTCGTCTACTACGTGTCGGTTGCGGGTGTGACCGGGGCGGGTGCGGCGACGCTGGAGCATGTCGAAGAGGCGGTTGCGCGTCTGCGTCGGCACACCGATCTGCCGATCAGCATTGGTTTTGGTATCCGCACGCCGGAGCAAGCCGCGGCGATCGCGCGTCTGGCGGACGGTGTGGTGGTGGGCTCGGCCTTGATCGACCATATCGCCAGCGCCGATACGCCTGAGCAGGCGATCGACGGTGTATTGAGCCTGTGCTCCGCGCTGTCACAAGGCGTGCGCAAGGCTCGCGGCTAA
- the trpB gene encoding tryptophan synthase subunit beta, whose product MTQTSNTSDLRNGPDANGLFGAFGGRYVAETLMPLILDLAREYEAAKQDPAFKEELAYFQRDYVGRPSPLYFAERLTEFCGGAKIYLKREELNHTGAHKINNCIGQILLARRMGKKRIIAETGAGMHGVATATVAARFGLDCVIYMGTTDIERQQANVFRMKLLGAEVIPVVAGTGTLKDAMNEALRDWVTNVDNTFYLIGTVAGPHPYPAMVRDFQAVIGKETRDQLQAQEGRLPDSLVACIGGGSNAMGLFHPFLDDKSVEIIGVEAAGYGIETGKHAASLNGGVPGVLHGNRTFLLQDDDGQIIDAHSISAGLDYPGIGPEHAWLHDIGRVQYTSVTDDEALEAFHKCCRLEGIIPALESAHALAEVFKRAPKLPKDHLMVVNLSGRGDKDMQTVMHHMEQSQQEKH is encoded by the coding sequence ATGACCCAGACTTCGAACACCTCTGATCTGCGTAACGGCCCTGACGCCAACGGCCTGTTCGGCGCGTTTGGTGGTCGCTACGTGGCAGAAACCCTGATGCCGTTGATCCTCGATCTGGCCCGCGAATACGAAGCGGCCAAACAAGATCCGGCCTTCAAAGAAGAATTGGCCTACTTCCAGCGTGACTACGTCGGACGCCCGAGCCCACTGTATTTCGCCGAACGCCTGACCGAGTTTTGCGGCGGCGCGAAGATCTACCTCAAGCGTGAAGAGCTGAACCACACCGGCGCGCACAAGATCAACAACTGCATCGGTCAGATTCTGCTGGCGCGGCGCATGGGCAAGAAACGCATCATCGCCGAGACCGGCGCCGGCATGCACGGCGTGGCCACGGCCACCGTCGCTGCGCGCTTCGGTCTCGACTGCGTGATCTACATGGGCACCACCGACATCGAACGTCAGCAGGCCAACGTCTTTCGCATGAAGCTGCTGGGCGCCGAAGTGATTCCGGTAGTCGCCGGCACTGGCACCCTGAAAGATGCGATGAACGAAGCCCTGCGTGACTGGGTGACCAACGTCGACAACACCTTCTACCTGATCGGCACCGTGGCCGGCCCGCACCCGTACCCGGCGATGGTTCGCGACTTCCAGGCCGTGATCGGCAAAGAAACCCGCGACCAGTTGCAAGCCCAGGAAGGTCGTCTGCCAGACAGCCTAGTAGCGTGCATCGGCGGTGGCTCCAACGCCATGGGCCTGTTCCACCCGTTCCTCGATGACAAGAGCGTTGAGATCATCGGCGTCGAAGCAGCCGGTTACGGCATTGAAACCGGCAAGCACGCGGCCAGCCTCAACGGCGGTGTTCCGGGCGTGCTGCACGGCAATCGGACTTTCCTGCTACAGGACGACGATGGCCAGATTATCGACGCTCATTCGATTTCCGCCGGCCTCGACTATCCGGGCATCGGTCCTGAACACGCCTGGTTGCACGACATCGGCCGCGTCCAGTACACCTCGGTGACCGACGACGAAGCGCTCGAAGCGTTCCACAAATGCTGCCGCCTGGAAGGGATTATCCCTGCGCTGGAAAGTGCCCACGCCCTGGCTGAAGTGTTCAAACGCGCACCGAAGCTGCCGAAGGATCACCTGATGGTGGTCAACCTGTCCGGGCGTGGCGACAAAGACATGCAGACCGTCATGCACCATATGGAACAATCGCAGCAGGAGAAACACTGA
- a CDS encoding LysR family transcriptional regulator — protein sequence MSHDLPPLNALRAFEATARLNSVSQAAEQLHVTHGAVSRQLKVLEEHLGVSLFVKDGRGLKLTDAGVRLRDASGEAFDRLRSVCAELTQSTADAPFVLGCSGSLLARWFIPRLGRLNADLPDLRLHLSAGEGDLDPRRPGLDALLLFAEPPWPADMQVYELAAERIGPVMSPLFSGYQRLRTAPASALLKEPLLHTTSRPQAWPSWAQQYALDAKALRLGQGFEHLYYLLEAAVAGLGVAIAPEPLVTEDLKAGRLVAPWGFCETPAQLALWLPKRAADGRARQLAQWLKNELRQTDHSPRLNSK from the coding sequence ATGAGCCACGACCTGCCCCCGTTGAATGCCCTCCGCGCCTTCGAGGCCACTGCCCGTCTGAACAGCGTCAGTCAGGCGGCCGAGCAGTTGCACGTTACCCATGGGGCTGTCAGCCGCCAGCTGAAAGTGCTGGAAGAACACCTCGGCGTCAGTTTGTTCGTCAAGGACGGGCGCGGCTTGAAACTCACAGATGCCGGGGTACGTTTGCGCGATGCCAGCGGCGAAGCGTTTGATCGGTTGCGCAGTGTTTGCGCCGAATTGACGCAAAGTACCGCCGATGCGCCGTTCGTGCTCGGCTGTTCCGGAAGCCTGCTGGCGCGCTGGTTTATTCCGCGCCTGGGACGTCTGAATGCCGACCTGCCGGACTTGCGCCTGCACTTGTCGGCCGGTGAGGGTGATCTCGATCCGCGTCGGCCCGGGCTGGATGCTTTGTTGCTGTTCGCCGAACCACCGTGGCCGGCTGATATGCAGGTCTACGAACTGGCGGCAGAGCGCATCGGCCCAGTGATGAGTCCGTTGTTCAGTGGCTATCAACGCTTGCGCACAGCGCCCGCTTCGGCATTGCTCAAAGAACCGCTGCTGCACACGACGTCGCGCCCGCAAGCCTGGCCAAGCTGGGCGCAGCAATACGCCCTCGACGCCAAGGCGTTAAGGCTTGGGCAAGGATTCGAGCATTTGTATTACTTGCTGGAGGCTGCGGTGGCAGGCCTGGGCGTGGCCATCGCGCCGGAGCCGCTGGTGACTGAAGATTTGAAGGCCGGGCGCCTCGTTGCACCGTGGGGCTTTTGCGAAACCCCGGCGCAACTGGCGTTGTGGCTACCCAAGCGCGCCGCGGACGGGCGCGCCCGGCAACTGGCGCAATGGCTCAAGAACGAGCTGCGCCAGACGGATCACTCGCCGCGCTTGAACAGCAAATAA
- a CDS encoding DUF883 family protein, producing the protein MANTSLRKASLQSMEAEIESLLKSLESLKDDASDESRKTLKALKSNAESALKHSRHLLSDAYEEVKVKTRETGIATRDYAQEHPWTTAGVAVGAIGLLAAYLLFKRGE; encoded by the coding sequence ATGGCCAACACCTCTTTACGTAAAGCCTCGTTGCAAAGCATGGAAGCCGAGATCGAGAGTCTGCTCAAATCGTTGGAAAGCTTGAAAGACGATGCTTCGGACGAGTCGCGCAAGACCCTCAAGGCGCTGAAAAGCAATGCTGAAAGTGCGCTGAAGCACTCGCGTCATCTGCTCAGCGACGCTTATGAAGAAGTCAAAGTGAAAACCCGCGAGACCGGCATCGCGACCCGCGACTACGCGCAGGAGCATCCGTGGACCACCGCCGGCGTGGCGGTCGGTGCAATCGGTCTGCTGGCGGCTTATTTGCTGTTCAAGCGCGGCGAGTGA
- a CDS encoding dodecin, whose amino-acid sequence MSDHHTYKKVELVGSSTTSIEDAINNALAEANKTLRNLEWFEVTETRGHIENGQVAHFQVTLKVGFKIAAS is encoded by the coding sequence ATGAGTGACCATCACACCTACAAGAAAGTCGAGCTGGTCGGTTCGTCGACCACCAGCATCGAAGACGCCATCAACAACGCCTTGGCCGAAGCCAATAAAACCCTGCGCAACCTGGAGTGGTTTGAAGTGACCGAGACCCGGGGTCATATCGAAAACGGCCAGGTGGCACATTTTCAGGTGACGTTGAAAGTCGGTTTCAAGATCGCCGCCAGCTGA
- a CDS encoding DUF1161 domain-containing protein, which translates to MKKIMLAVGLLSLAGGAFAAGKPCEELKAEIAAKLDAKGVSGYSLEVVDKGAAADAKVVGTCEGGSKEIVYKRG; encoded by the coding sequence ATGAAGAAGATCATGTTGGCAGTAGGTTTGTTGAGCCTTGCCGGTGGTGCGTTTGCTGCCGGCAAGCCTTGTGAAGAGCTGAAAGCCGAGATCGCGGCGAAGCTCGACGCCAAAGGTGTTTCCGGCTATTCGCTGGAGGTAGTCGACAAGGGCGCGGCGGCTGACGCCAAAGTGGTCGGGACCTGCGAAGGTGGCAGCAAGGAAATCGTCTACAAGCGCGGTTGA
- a CDS encoding LLM class flavin-dependent oxidoreductase — translation MKQLSDVKFSTLDLVPVRENGSPAQSLRNSLDLAQHAEKLGYTRFWVAEHHNMDGIASSATSVLLGYLAGGTSTIRVGSGGVMLPNHAPLVIAEQFGTLESLYPGRIDLGLGRAPGSDQMAARALRRERSGSADDFPEDVAELMRYLGPRTPEQRVIAMPGTGTNVPVWLLGSSLFSAQLAGERGLPYAFASHFAPRFMHEAIRVYRNHFKPSAVLDKPYVMLGVPLVAADTDEQADYLATSVYQRILALMRGQSLVQRPPVKTMDGLWLPHEREAVGDFLGLAMVGGPQKIRAKLEVLIEQTQADELIFTSDLYEHADRVHSYELLAQVMKG, via the coding sequence ATGAAACAACTGTCCGACGTAAAATTTTCCACCCTCGATCTGGTGCCGGTGCGCGAGAACGGCAGCCCCGCGCAGTCGCTGCGCAATTCGCTGGATCTGGCCCAGCATGCCGAGAAACTCGGCTACACACGGTTCTGGGTTGCTGAGCACCACAACATGGACGGCATCGCCAGTTCGGCCACTTCGGTGTTGCTCGGTTATCTGGCGGGCGGCACTTCGACGATTCGCGTGGGTTCCGGTGGCGTGATGCTACCCAACCACGCGCCGCTGGTGATTGCCGAGCAGTTCGGCACCTTGGAAAGCCTGTACCCGGGACGGATTGATCTGGGCCTGGGCCGCGCGCCCGGCTCCGACCAGATGGCCGCCCGCGCCTTGCGCCGCGAACGCTCCGGCAGTGCCGACGACTTTCCCGAAGACGTTGCCGAACTGATGCGCTACCTCGGCCCGCGCACGCCGGAGCAACGGGTGATCGCCATGCCCGGCACCGGCACCAACGTGCCGGTCTGGCTGCTCGGCTCAAGCCTGTTCAGCGCGCAACTGGCCGGCGAGCGCGGTTTGCCTTACGCCTTCGCCTCGCACTTTGCGCCACGCTTCATGCACGAGGCGATCCGCGTCTATCGCAACCACTTCAAGCCGTCGGCGGTACTCGACAAGCCCTACGTGATGCTTGGTGTGCCGTTGGTAGCAGCGGATACCGACGAACAGGCCGATTATCTGGCGACATCGGTGTACCAGCGCATCCTTGCGCTGATGCGCGGGCAAAGCCTGGTGCAGCGCCCACCGGTGAAAACCATGGACGGCCTGTGGTTGCCCCACGAACGGGAAGCCGTCGGTGATTTCCTCGGCCTGGCAATGGTCGGCGGCCCGCAGAAGATCCGCGCCAAGCTGGAGGTGCTGATTGAGCAGACACAGGCGGATGAGCTGATTTTCACCAGCGATTTGTATGAGCACGCTGATCGCGTGCATTCGTACGAACTGCTGGCGCAAGTCATGAAGGGGTAA
- a CDS encoding OsmC family protein: protein MAIVKKASAHWEGDLKTGLGSISTETGVLREAPYGFKARFEGGKGTNPEELIGAAHAGCFSMAFSMILGDAGLKADSIDTNAEVTLDQVDGGFAITAVKLILKAKIPGATQQQFEELSNKAKEGCPVSKVLNAKITLEASLVS, encoded by the coding sequence ATGGCTATCGTGAAAAAGGCATCCGCGCATTGGGAAGGCGACCTGAAAACCGGTCTCGGCTCGATTTCCACCGAAACCGGCGTACTCAGAGAAGCCCCCTACGGCTTCAAGGCACGCTTTGAAGGCGGCAAGGGCACCAACCCCGAAGAACTGATCGGCGCGGCCCACGCCGGCTGCTTCTCCATGGCGTTTTCGATGATTCTTGGCGACGCCGGCCTGAAGGCGGACAGCATCGACACCAACGCTGAAGTGACCCTCGATCAGGTCGATGGCGGCTTCGCGATCACCGCAGTGAAGCTGATTCTCAAGGCGAAGATCCCGGGCGCGACTCAGCAGCAGTTTGAGGAGTTGAGCAACAAGGCCAAGGAAGGCTGCCCGGTTTCCAAGGTATTGAATGCGAAGATTACGCTGGAGGCTTCGCTGGTCAGCTGA
- a CDS encoding DUF1161 domain-containing protein, with protein MKRIGLAILCSALATSAIAAPKNCEELRKEIEIKIQAKAIPSYTLEIITKEEAKQHDSAMIVGSCENGKKRIIYQKNGN; from the coding sequence ATGAAACGTATTGGCTTGGCGATCCTTTGCAGTGCACTGGCCACGTCCGCTATCGCAGCCCCCAAGAACTGCGAAGAGCTCAGAAAAGAAATCGAAATCAAGATTCAGGCGAAAGCCATACCCTCGTACACCTTGGAAATCATCACCAAGGAAGAGGCAAAGCAGCACGACTCAGCCATGATTGTCGGTTCGTGCGAGAACGGTAAGAAGAGAATCATCTACCAGAAAAACGGCAACTGA
- a CDS encoding PA0061/PA0062 family lipoprotein produces the protein MRRLPLLLIASLVAGCQAPLPAVDPQMAWIEFSTPSPGGKLLMAERLDNQRLRDGRFFQVTPGSHELRVRFDFEVFGGGGSLLTGPVERLCYLTIRYDHFEAGQRYLLEGRSLAFTPSARLYNARREIVAEDREFNCII, from the coding sequence ATGCGTAGGTTGCCGCTGTTGCTCATCGCCAGTCTTGTCGCCGGTTGTCAGGCGCCGTTACCGGCCGTCGACCCGCAAATGGCCTGGATCGAATTCTCGACGCCAAGCCCTGGCGGCAAGCTGTTGATGGCCGAACGTCTCGATAACCAGCGATTGCGCGACGGCCGTTTTTTTCAGGTAACGCCCGGTAGCCATGAGTTACGGGTGCGTTTCGACTTCGAAGTGTTTGGCGGCGGTGGCAGTCTGCTGACCGGCCCGGTAGAGCGTCTGTGTTACCTGACGATCCGTTACGACCACTTCGAGGCCGGTCAGCGTTATCTGCTGGAAGGGCGCTCGTTGGCGTTCACCCCAAGCGCACGCTTGTACAACGCCAGGCGCGAGATCGTTGCTGAAGACCGGGAATTCAACTGCATCATCTAG
- a CDS encoding PA0061/PA0062 family lipoprotein: MRMLMLTGSLLMLAGCANFGMPDPDPSQAWIDLDARQPDTALQALQVDARQAIDKRYFEVQPGSHELKVRYQFPVEATNIGPDAETLWRDCQLSVKFKEFNAGQRYQLQAGSIGFRPWAKLYDEQRKVVGQGTPAGCQSS, translated from the coding sequence ATGCGCATGTTAATGCTGACAGGAAGCCTGCTGATGCTGGCCGGTTGTGCCAATTTTGGCATGCCCGATCCGGACCCTTCGCAAGCCTGGATCGATCTCGATGCCCGGCAACCGGACACGGCGCTGCAAGCGCTGCAAGTCGATGCCAGACAGGCCATCGACAAACGTTATTTCGAAGTACAGCCTGGCAGTCATGAGTTGAAGGTGCGTTATCAATTCCCTGTGGAGGCGACCAACATAGGCCCCGACGCGGAAACGTTGTGGCGCGATTGTCAGTTGAGCGTGAAATTCAAGGAGTTCAACGCCGGCCAGCGTTATCAACTGCAGGCTGGCAGCATCGGCTTCCGGCCATGGGCCAAGCTCTACGATGAACAGCGCAAAGTCGTCGGTCAGGGCACACCGGCGGGCTGCCAGAGCAGCTGA